One Zingiber officinale cultivar Zhangliang chromosome 10B, Zo_v1.1, whole genome shotgun sequence genomic window, CAGATCTATAAGTAATCTGCAATTATTAAATCATAGTATATCTCATCCCAACTTATTCTGGCCAATCCACTTCACATTCTAGAACCTAACCATCTTACTCTAAACTAACTGGCATTGCTTCCCTTATTTTTAGTTTATCTCGGCTGTTAGAtcaatttagatattttttttcttgattgaATTGTTTTGTTGATTGCTTGATACAATgggttaaagttaaaaataagGTATACGAGCCTAGAACATCATGATGACGCCtttattaatttttgttttctgCTTTATGTGGTTTCAACTAGTTTGTATTGCTTTTAGAAAAGGTTTAATCATTTGAAATTAAACATTCACCACGGGTCTATGTTGAGAAGTTCTCCAATTtttcttttatgttggttttttAGCTGCACTTTGCTCTTGGTGTGGCACATGGAAAGGGGAGAAAGTTTGTAGTAGTTGTAAGCGGGCACGTTATTGCTCCAAGAAACATCAGGTACCTTCACAAAGATGTGCTGATTAAGTGACTTTTCTCAACTATAAATTGTTTTCTTCTTGACTACCAGGCTAGGCATTGGAAATCAGGTCATAAAATCCAGTGCCATCAGATTATAGGTAACTTGGAAACTAATAGTTCCAGTGTCCTTAGAGAAAAACCTCCTGATAAAGGTAGGACACATAGTTTACCGACATACAATATAGGGCACGAATTTTAACTGACATATTTGGTAATTTAGTTGCATGTAGATTATGGCCTGAATATGAAATGGTCATAGAGGATGAATGCGCTTTTGATTTGGAAGGTTCTGAAGATATTAGTTGTGAAACATCATCATTGGTGCCTAAACACGTAACAGATGACACATATCAGTTTTTGTTGGACAAATTTGAGGTATGCCCTAACTTCCATTTCAATATTGCCTTCTCTATTTGAATAATTTGTTTAACTTTCATGTAATATTTTATCAAGGCTGATGATAACAAAAAGAGTTGGGCCTCATTTCAAGAAAGAATTTCCAAATGTCCTAGCCAAGTTTTGAGGTGAGGGTTAAATTTGTTCTTCAATAATTTCCAGATCTTTTTTTTGTCAGCTGATAAGCATGCCTATGTCATACTAGTCGTATCTTATTTGTCAATCAGGTAAGAGTTGACTGATGCTTAAGTCTGAGGATGGAGTTTAGATTTTCTCATTTCACTACTATGAATAATCACATCATGATAACATACTTCCGACGTAATTTTGTATCAATTGTTCAGTTTTGTTAGTAAAGGGCTCATGTTGATTTTGGACCGATGTAATTTTCAATAGATATTCTCGAGATTTGATGGTAAATCCACTATGGCCTTTATCAATTGGGCGCCCCTCATTGGTGAATATACCCAAGTGCAAGTACTGCAATGGCTCCCTATGCTACGAATTCCAGGTTTGgtgcaaaaataaattttcttatcaCAACTTATCAATTATTTCAGATACTGTCCAAACGTTAAATACTTGATTGCTATGGAAGTAGGAACAGAAAGCAAAATGGAAGTAATTGTTATGTAGAATTAGCCTGTTCTGACAGAGAAATCACCATTGGGGTAGCAATAAAGAGGATTGAAATAAATAGTATGATCCTCATCAGCTCAGCTCAGATCAGCttgtttaccttttttttttataacaaaaattagaGAATGCTAGTAGTTTTATCACGTAACACCTATTTATAATGGTTCTTCTTATATAATTTCTGTCTTCTTTTTTCAGATCATGCCTCAGCTGCTTTATTACCTTGGTGTGAAAAATGATTCCGATTCGCTTGATTGGGGGACCATTGTCATATATACATGTCTAGCTTCCTGTGAATCAAATGTAAGATACAAAGAGGAATTCACCTGGGTTCAGCTATATCCTACAGCACCAGTGACTTGAAGATGTATGCAATGGTTGTTACTTATATCCTGGTAGATTATTACACTTGAGATATATTTTGTACTATAAGATAATAGAGGATGGTAATATAGTTGAGCTACAATGGACATGATGTAAACTAAAAATGATTCAATAGAATGAATGTGCTATAGAgctgaaatttgattttattagGAGTTGGAAATAACATTTTATTTCCATTTTATTTGTACTAATAATCC contains:
- the LOC122029774 gene encoding programmed cell death protein 2-like, coding for MDPDTNDIISFQELSLDKENELEELEEENELEEYVTVGFLEKPKHPKFLLRHRFPSKTGGAPAWLDPLDLPTGKSSICDFCEEPLQFLLQIYAPISDKESTFHRMLYVFLCPSMICLLQNQYEQWKHREEDPRRSVKVFRCQLPRFNAFYSSEPPRRDGNDKPLIVGAALCSWCGTWKGEKVCSSCKRARYCSKKHQARHWKSGHKIQCHQIIGNLETNSSSVLREKPPDKVACRLWPEYEMVIEDECAFDLEGSEDISCETSSLVPKHVTDDTYQFLLDKFEADDNKKSWASFQERISKCPSQVLRYSRDLMVNPLWPLSIGRPSLVNIPKCKYCNGSLCYEFQIMPQLLYYLGVKNDSDSLDWGTIVIYTCLASCESNVRYKEEFTWVQLYPTAPVT